The Vannielia litorea genome segment GGTTCGAGTGACATGAAGAGAAGAAACTTCCTCACCGGCAGTGCTGCGCTGCTTGGTGGTACCTTTGTGGCGGGGGCCCCTGCCCTCGCCTATGACGAAACCCTCAAGCCCTACGGCCTGCCCGTTCATCTGCTGCCGCATTACGTGAATGTCTCCAAGGAGCTGCCGCCGCAGGAGATTCACGTGAGCCCGAGCCGCTTTGCGCTGTTCCTCACCCTCGGCGGGGGCCGCGCGATCCAGTATACCTGCGGTATTGGCCGCCCCGGCCTTTACGAGCCCGGTGAGTTCTTTGTCGGCGCGCGCAAGCAGTGGCCGGCGTGGACGCCGACGCCCGAGATGATCGAGCGCGACCCCGCCTCCTACAAGAAATACGAAGACGGCATGCCCGGCGGCCCGAACAATCCGCTTGGCGCCCGCGCGATCTACCTCTTCAAGCCGCAGATCGGCGATACCTTCCTGCGCATCCACGGCACCAACGACCCGCGCACCATTGGCAAACGAGTCTCGAACGGCTGCGCACGGCTGGTGAACAACCAGATCGTGCACCTCTACCGCCGGACGCCGATGAACGCCAAGGTCGTGCTGTACCCGGCCTCGGAAAACGGCGGCGTGGACTACTCGCAAGAGCCGCAGGTGACCCGGGGCTGACGCCCGCAGAGGCTCTCTGACGCCGAAACATCGAAGGGCGCGGACCTTGGCTGAGGTCTGCGCCCTTTGTGGTTTTTCGGAATTTGAGAATAATTTATCTGCAAGTTAACTTTTTACGGAACCGGAGGCGTCCGGGGATGTTTTATTGCGTGATCACATGGGTGCGCCCTGCCGTGCTGACGGGACAAGTAGTGGATGACGATGACTTTTCAGCGCGCTGAGACCGTGGCGCTCTCTCTCCGGCATGAACTCCGGCAAGTGACTGGCCCGGCCCATGAGCGGCTGGATGGCATGCTATCGACCCTCAATTTGCATGACAGCGCCGACAGGGCGGTGTTCGACCGCGT includes the following:
- a CDS encoding L,D-transpeptidase, giving the protein MKRRNFLTGSAALLGGTFVAGAPALAYDETLKPYGLPVHLLPHYVNVSKELPPQEIHVSPSRFALFLTLGGGRAIQYTCGIGRPGLYEPGEFFVGARKQWPAWTPTPEMIERDPASYKKYEDGMPGGPNNPLGARAIYLFKPQIGDTFLRIHGTNDPRTIGKRVSNGCARLVNNQIVHLYRRTPMNAKVVLYPASENGGVDYSQEPQVTRG